Proteins from a genomic interval of Rhodococcus rhodochrous:
- a CDS encoding manganese catalase family protein: protein MFRHTDHLQFDVKPEKPDPVYARKLQELIGGAYGEMTVTMQYLFQGWNCRMPGKYKDMIMDVATEEIGHVEMIATMVARLLEGAPATESTKNAAADPVVAAVLGGMDPQQAIISGGGPTLSDSNGVPWNGRFIVASGNLLADFHANVAAEAQGRVQTARLYNMTDDPGVKDMLRFNLARDTYHQNLWLAAIEELKADGIEPSPIAPNALFDEEHSEHASSLWHLSDGAAADQGRWAHGTGPDGTTPMSFLADPVPLGDVASAPPPDPKLYATYDGSQGKPRSAALGTEKGLMGKMKDALDPDNP, encoded by the coding sequence ATGTTTCGTCACACAGACCATCTGCAGTTCGACGTCAAGCCGGAGAAGCCCGATCCCGTCTACGCCCGCAAGCTCCAGGAACTGATCGGCGGCGCGTACGGTGAGATGACCGTGACCATGCAGTACCTGTTCCAGGGCTGGAACTGTCGAATGCCCGGGAAGTACAAGGACATGATCATGGACGTCGCCACCGAGGAGATCGGGCACGTCGAAATGATCGCCACTATGGTGGCGCGTCTCCTCGAAGGCGCACCCGCCACGGAGTCGACCAAGAACGCCGCCGCCGACCCCGTGGTCGCAGCCGTACTCGGCGGCATGGATCCGCAGCAGGCCATCATCTCCGGTGGCGGCCCCACTCTTTCCGACAGCAACGGTGTGCCCTGGAACGGGCGCTTCATCGTGGCCAGCGGTAACCTCCTCGCCGACTTCCATGCCAATGTCGCCGCCGAAGCGCAGGGCAGGGTGCAGACCGCGCGTCTGTACAACATGACGGACGATCCGGGTGTCAAGGACATGCTCCGGTTCAACCTCGCCCGCGACACCTACCACCAGAACCTGTGGCTCGCGGCCATCGAGGAACTGAAGGCCGACGGGATCGAGCCCAGCCCGATCGCACCGAACGCATTGTTCGACGAGGAGCATTCCGAGCACGCGTCGAGCCTGTGGCACCTGTCCGACGGTGCGGCCGCCGATCAGGGCCGCTGGGCGCACGGTACCGGCCCCGACGGCACGACACCCATGTCGTTCCTCGCCGACCCGGTCCCGCTGGGCGATGTGGCGAGCGCCCCGCCGCCGGACCCGAAGCTGTACGCGACATACGACGGATCGCAGGGCAAGCCCCGTTCTGCCGCATTGGGAACGGAGAAGGGCCTCATGGGTAAGATGAAGGACGCCCTCGACCCCGACAACCCCTGA
- a CDS encoding ATP-grasp domain-containing protein: MSTNIFVLGLTDIQRKELETVRGADQLSFHGLLDYETLVEPDEYVFDDLLDACRRELDDFPGSVDGIIAHWDFPTSVLAPILAAERNIPSPSLRSIVATEHKYWSRLAQKESVPECVPQFNSFDPFDDNALDSIELDFPFWVKPVKSHSSQLGFEIHNEQEFADALVEIREKIGLVGNAFDEVLRRVDLPDEIGKSSGTTCLAEQVVTGTQAAPEGTMFQGQFNVHGVFDMRKDTAGHSFERLDYPASTVPEEVQARMIDITERYLRHVGFDNGCFNSEFMWDEENDKLWLIEVNTRISQSHSELFAKVDGSSNHEVAIDIALGRQPRMPHRQGEYAVAAKCIIPHYEDGIVTSVPSEADIARLRERIPGALVCIDVAPGDRLADLPNQDAYRYELGTMYIGADSVEQLEQRYHEGLEALPFAFDPAHKD; the protein is encoded by the coding sequence ATGAGCACCAACATCTTCGTCCTCGGACTCACCGACATCCAGCGCAAGGAACTGGAGACCGTACGCGGCGCCGACCAGCTGAGCTTCCACGGCCTCCTCGACTACGAAACCCTGGTGGAGCCCGACGAATACGTGTTCGACGATCTTCTCGACGCCTGCCGGCGCGAGCTCGACGACTTCCCCGGCAGCGTGGACGGGATCATCGCTCACTGGGACTTCCCCACCAGCGTGCTCGCCCCGATCCTCGCCGCCGAACGGAACATCCCCTCGCCGTCGCTGCGCAGTATCGTGGCCACCGAACACAAGTACTGGAGCCGTCTTGCGCAGAAGGAATCCGTTCCCGAGTGCGTCCCGCAGTTCAACTCGTTCGACCCCTTCGACGACAACGCCCTCGACAGCATCGAGCTCGACTTCCCGTTCTGGGTCAAACCCGTGAAGTCGCATTCGTCGCAGCTCGGGTTCGAGATCCACAACGAGCAGGAGTTCGCCGACGCTCTCGTCGAGATCCGCGAGAAGATCGGGCTCGTGGGTAACGCCTTCGACGAAGTTCTGCGCCGTGTCGATCTCCCGGACGAGATCGGGAAGAGCTCGGGCACTACCTGTCTCGCCGAGCAGGTCGTCACCGGTACTCAGGCGGCTCCGGAAGGCACGATGTTCCAGGGACAGTTCAACGTCCACGGTGTCTTCGACATGCGCAAGGACACTGCCGGGCACAGCTTCGAACGTCTCGATTACCCGGCGAGCACCGTGCCCGAGGAGGTGCAGGCACGCATGATCGACATCACCGAGCGGTACCTGCGCCACGTCGGCTTCGACAACGGCTGCTTCAACTCCGAGTTCATGTGGGACGAGGAGAACGACAAGCTCTGGCTGATCGAGGTCAACACCCGGATCTCCCAGTCGCACAGCGAATTGTTCGCCAAGGTCGACGGCAGCTCCAACCACGAGGTGGCCATCGACATCGCCCTCGGCCGGCAGCCCCGGATGCCGCACCGGCAGGGTGAATACGCCGTCGCAGCGAAGTGCATCATCCCGCACTACGAGGACGGCATCGTCACCTCGGTGCCCTCGGAAGCCGACATCGCCCGTCTCCGCGAACGGATCCCCGGCGCTCTGGTGTGCATCGACGTCGCTCCCGGTGACCGGCTCGCCGATCTGCCCAACCAGGACGCCTACCGCTACGAACTGGGCACGATGTACATCGGCGCCGACAGTGTCGAACAGCTCGAGCAGCGCTATCACGAGGGACTCGAGGCACTTCCGTTCGCCTTCGATCCGGCGCACAAGGACTAG
- a CDS encoding DUF6098 family protein, with protein sequence MSTSVRSFHPDPDDIPLITSLDQLADLATDPLLYLRYSKGPAADAEDGPSRDHEANVTLPGLSATTLSPEPWWRRPVKDWVARRVCKYSELAEEDGRFAWLLTGRMVGRGPDHEPLLVDVRPHARLSRGVLDEAKKWYDEHFDVGNDSRRST encoded by the coding sequence GTGAGCACGTCCGTCCGAAGTTTCCATCCTGATCCCGACGACATCCCGCTGATCACCTCACTCGACCAGCTCGCCGATCTGGCGACGGATCCGCTGCTCTACCTGCGGTACTCGAAGGGGCCGGCGGCGGACGCCGAGGACGGACCGAGCCGCGACCACGAGGCGAACGTGACCCTGCCGGGGCTCTCGGCCACCACGCTCTCTCCCGAGCCGTGGTGGCGACGGCCCGTCAAGGACTGGGTCGCCCGTCGCGTCTGCAAGTACTCGGAGCTCGCCGAGGAGGACGGACGGTTCGCGTGGCTTCTGACCGGCAGGATGGTCGGGCGCGGTCCCGACCACGAGCCGCTGCTCGTCGACGTCCGGCCTCATGCCCGCCTGAGCAGGGGTGTGCTCGACGAGGCGAAGAAGTGGTACGACGAGCACTTCGACGTCGGCAACGATTCACGCAGGAGTACTTGA
- a CDS encoding GH39 family glycosyl hydrolase: MFALSCTQSTEARDCRTDLTADSLGVATGAGLDSLDADDLDAYMSTVADSGAGWIRFDMDWSIIEPARGRFDWRGTDRVVAAADAHDLQVLGLLTHTPHWARTSEADPDDPHGMPADPGEFGRFAGDVADRYSDSVTHWEIWNGPNLTAFFAPQPDVGAYADLLVAASDAIRNVDPGAVVITGGLSPGTDNGSDIAPTTFLAELYDQGVSPAFDVVGMHPYSYPALPSDASTSDWNSFYRMREMRTLMVERGDSDKPIWATEFGAPTGTDTDAVGPTEQADILRDGITEQRALGFIDKLFVYSLLDRGTEVTDREQNFGVLAHDGTPKPAWDVLHTAAVTPGCL, translated from the coding sequence GTGTTCGCTCTGTCGTGTACCCAGAGCACTGAGGCACGCGACTGCCGAACAGATCTGACCGCCGACAGTCTCGGGGTCGCGACGGGAGCGGGTCTCGACTCCCTGGACGCCGACGACCTCGACGCGTACATGTCGACGGTCGCCGACAGCGGCGCCGGATGGATCCGGTTCGACATGGACTGGTCGATCATCGAACCCGCGCGCGGCCGCTTCGACTGGAGGGGCACCGACCGGGTCGTCGCCGCGGCCGACGCACACGACCTGCAAGTGCTGGGCCTGCTCACCCACACTCCGCACTGGGCGCGGACGTCGGAGGCCGACCCCGATGATCCGCACGGGATGCCCGCCGACCCCGGCGAATTCGGTCGCTTCGCAGGCGACGTCGCCGATCGCTACTCGGACAGTGTCACGCACTGGGAGATCTGGAACGGGCCGAACCTGACGGCCTTCTTCGCCCCGCAACCCGACGTCGGCGCGTACGCCGACCTGCTCGTGGCAGCGTCGGACGCGATCCGCAACGTCGACCCCGGGGCGGTGGTGATCACCGGCGGCCTGTCCCCCGGCACCGACAACGGATCGGACATCGCCCCGACGACCTTTCTCGCCGAGCTGTACGACCAGGGCGTGTCGCCGGCCTTCGACGTGGTGGGCATGCATCCCTACAGTTATCCCGCTCTGCCGTCCGATGCGTCGACGTCCGACTGGAACTCTTTCTACCGCATGCGCGAGATGCGCACCCTCATGGTCGAACGGGGTGACTCCGACAAGCCCATCTGGGCAACGGAGTTCGGGGCACCGACGGGCACGGATACCGACGCGGTGGGACCCACGGAGCAGGCCGACATCCTGCGCGACGGGATCACCGAGCAGCGCGCGTTGGGATTCATCGACAAGCTGTTCGTCTACAGCCTCCTCGACCGGGGCACCGAGGTGACCGATCGCGAGCAGAACTTCGGGGTCCTCGCGCACGACGGGACACCCAAACCGGCCTGGGACGTGTTGCATACGGCCGCGGTCACTCCCGGTTGCCTCTGA
- a CDS encoding glycosyltransferase family 4 protein: MRTDATLVNSPKLAHRIGFGALALRPSGSGVRTYVRELLTALDPLLPAAALRATVQCDATGELPPRVAPQVRPVADGVRRVLYAKAPVRGVDLFHSLDVDLPVLCSGVTVSTFHDVAVFDTPWTFGKHFAAGKRALLRDAMRRADILVAVSNFTAERLHALCGREAVVTPLAPAAWAKPPTPEEVRNICRTYRLPERFVLQVGTVEPRKDVALVADACRILDVPLVLAGTGSTGPYAPAGSIGLGYVPTAHLPALYAAAIAVAYASRYEGFGLPPLEAMACGGAVVTSAVGALSDVVDDGALLVTEHTVTSWTAALRVVVHDRDTSEALRTRGREVAATSTWTRTAELTREAYRTTGLRI; the protein is encoded by the coding sequence ATGCGCACTGACGCAACACTGGTCAACTCACCGAAGCTCGCTCACCGCATCGGATTCGGCGCCCTCGCACTCCGCCCGTCCGGCAGCGGAGTCCGGACCTACGTCCGCGAGCTGCTGACCGCGCTCGACCCGCTGCTTCCCGCCGCGGCGCTGCGCGCGACGGTGCAGTGCGACGCCACCGGCGAACTGCCCCCTCGCGTGGCTCCGCAGGTGCGGCCGGTCGCCGACGGGGTGCGGCGGGTCCTGTACGCCAAGGCGCCCGTCCGCGGGGTCGACCTGTTCCACAGCCTCGACGTCGACCTGCCCGTCCTGTGTTCCGGTGTCACTGTCTCGACGTTCCACGATGTCGCCGTCTTCGACACCCCGTGGACGTTCGGCAAGCACTTCGCCGCCGGTAAGCGTGCACTGTTGCGGGATGCCATGCGACGGGCCGACATACTCGTCGCGGTCTCGAACTTCACCGCTGAACGTCTCCACGCGCTGTGCGGCCGCGAGGCCGTGGTCACCCCGCTCGCCCCCGCGGCGTGGGCGAAACCTCCCACTCCCGAGGAGGTGCGCAACATCTGCAGGACCTACCGGCTGCCCGAACGGTTCGTCCTGCAGGTCGGCACCGTCGAACCCCGCAAGGACGTCGCGCTCGTCGCCGACGCGTGCCGCATCCTCGACGTCCCACTGGTGCTGGCCGGAACCGGATCCACCGGCCCCTACGCACCGGCCGGTTCGATCGGTCTCGGTTACGTTCCCACTGCGCACCTCCCCGCGCTGTACGCTGCGGCCATCGCTGTCGCCTACGCCTCGCGCTACGAGGGTTTCGGGTTGCCGCCGCTCGAGGCGATGGCGTGTGGCGGGGCGGTGGTGACAAGCGCCGTCGGTGCGCTGTCCGACGTCGTCGACGACGGAGCCCTGCTCGTCACCGAACACACCGTGACGTCGTGGACCGCGGCCCTGCGCGTCGTCGTCCACGACCGCGACACCTCGGAGGCGCTGCGCACCCGAGGACGCGAGGTCGCCGCGACCTCGACATGGACGCGCACCGCCGAACTCACGCGCGAGGCCTACCGCACCACGGGTCTGAGAATCTGA
- a CDS encoding CocE/NonD family hydrolase: MRTTTDLPHEVRVIENVFIPMRDGVRLAARIWLPVDAEANPVPAVLEYIPYRKRDSTRGRDALNHPYMAGHGYACVRVDMRGSGDSDGVLRDEYLADEHDDACEVIEWLAAQPWCDGSVGMMGISWGGFNSLQVAARRPPALKAIVSASATEDLYVDNMHYMGGCLLSDNLSEATVMFAFNSLPPDPAIVGDRWREMWHERLEGSGLWIEKWLEHQHRDDYWKRASVNEDYSSVQCPVLAVGGWADGYTNAIFRLMEHLDVPRKGLIGPWGHKYPHLGVPGPEIGFLQEVVRWWDHWLKGIDTGLMDEPMVRAWMQDSIEPNPSYTERPGRWVAEPSWPSPNIENRRYTFDRYALHPDEDGTLTVDERPLALQSPLSVGMFAGKWASYAATPDLPSDQREEDGGALVFETEALDTTTEVLGRPELELEVSSDRPVAMLAARLSDVAPNGEATRVTYGLLNLTHRDSSEKPEALEPGQRYRIRIELNGMAHVFPAGHRLRLSLSTSYFPLAWPSPTPAEVTVYTGGGLHLPVRPPRPEDAHLREFGEPEAAPELGITRLQPGEHHWRTTRDLATGVSTLDILDDQGSFRIDETGTVIRRRTQEWFSFGGNDPNSVRGETQTLRRYERDDWRTEVRTRTILTSTPEEFVINAELDAFELDDDHGDRRVHSESWQRRIPRDLV; the protein is encoded by the coding sequence ATGCGCACGACCACAGACCTCCCCCACGAGGTCCGTGTCATCGAGAACGTCTTCATCCCGATGCGCGACGGTGTACGGCTCGCGGCGCGGATCTGGCTGCCCGTCGACGCCGAAGCGAATCCGGTACCCGCTGTGCTGGAATACATTCCGTACCGCAAGCGGGATTCCACGCGCGGGCGGGACGCGCTGAACCATCCCTACATGGCCGGCCACGGCTACGCCTGCGTGCGAGTGGACATGCGCGGCAGCGGCGACTCCGACGGGGTGTTGCGCGACGAGTACCTCGCCGACGAGCACGACGACGCCTGCGAGGTCATCGAATGGCTGGCCGCCCAGCCGTGGTGTGACGGTTCGGTCGGCATGATGGGCATCTCGTGGGGCGGCTTCAACAGCCTGCAGGTCGCGGCGCGCCGACCACCGGCATTGAAAGCCATCGTCAGTGCCTCGGCCACCGAGGACCTCTACGTCGACAACATGCACTACATGGGTGGTTGCCTGTTGTCCGACAACCTCTCCGAGGCGACGGTGATGTTCGCCTTCAACAGCCTGCCTCCCGATCCCGCCATCGTCGGCGACCGCTGGCGCGAGATGTGGCACGAGCGTCTCGAGGGCAGCGGGCTGTGGATCGAGAAGTGGCTCGAACACCAGCACCGGGACGACTACTGGAAACGCGCCTCCGTCAACGAGGACTATTCCTCCGTGCAGTGCCCGGTCCTCGCCGTGGGTGGCTGGGCCGACGGTTACACCAACGCCATCTTCCGGCTGATGGAACATCTCGACGTCCCCCGCAAGGGACTGATCGGACCGTGGGGCCACAAGTACCCGCATCTCGGGGTCCCCGGCCCGGAGATCGGCTTCCTGCAGGAAGTCGTGCGGTGGTGGGACCACTGGCTCAAGGGCATCGACACCGGGCTGATGGACGAACCGATGGTCCGCGCCTGGATGCAGGACTCCATCGAACCGAACCCGTCCTACACGGAGCGTCCGGGCCGCTGGGTGGCCGAACCGTCGTGGCCGTCGCCGAACATCGAGAACCGCCGCTACACCTTCGACCGGTACGCGCTGCACCCCGACGAGGACGGCACCCTCACCGTCGACGAACGGCCACTGGCCCTCCAGTCCCCGCTGAGTGTCGGCATGTTCGCCGGCAAGTGGGCGTCCTACGCCGCGACTCCCGACCTACCGTCGGACCAGCGCGAGGAGGACGGCGGTGCGCTCGTCTTCGAGACCGAAGCGCTCGACACCACGACGGAGGTTCTCGGCCGTCCCGAGCTGGAGCTCGAGGTCTCGTCCGACAGACCGGTGGCGATGCTCGCCGCCCGGTTGTCCGACGTCGCGCCCAACGGTGAGGCGACACGCGTGACCTATGGGCTGTTGAATCTCACGCACCGCGACAGCAGCGAGAAGCCGGAAGCCCTCGAGCCGGGGCAGCGCTACCGCATCCGGATCGAGCTCAACGGCATGGCCCACGTGTTCCCGGCGGGGCACCGTCTGCGGTTGTCGCTGTCCACCTCCTACTTCCCGCTGGCGTGGCCGTCGCCGACACCCGCCGAGGTGACGGTGTACACCGGTGGCGGTCTGCATCTGCCGGTGCGCCCGCCCCGACCGGAGGACGCGCACCTGCGCGAGTTCGGCGAACCGGAGGCCGCCCCGGAACTCGGCATCACCCGGCTGCAGCCGGGCGAGCACCACTGGCGGACCACCCGCGACCTCGCGACCGGGGTGTCGACCCTCGACATCCTCGACGACCAGGGGTCGTTCCGGATCGACGAGACCGGCACGGTCATCCGGCGTCGCACCCAGGAGTGGTTCAGTTTCGGGGGCAACGATCCCAACTCGGTGCGCGGCGAGACGCAGACCCTGCGCCGCTACGAGCGGGACGACTGGCGCACCGAGGTCCGTACCCGCACGATCCTCACGTCCACCCCGGAGGAGTTCGTGATCAACGCCGAGCTCGACGCCTTCGAACTCGACGACGATCACGGAGATCGACGGGTCCACTCGGAGAGCTGGCAGCGACGGATCCCGCGTGATCTGGTCTGA